The following nucleotide sequence is from uncultured Draconibacterium sp..
GCATTATCAATCAGAACGCCTGTAGGTTCGCCATTTTTCAGTAGCACTTCCCCACCCTGAACTTTCGTATTGGCCGAAATTCCTGCCATCTCCATCGCTTTCGAATTGCACCACCCGGCATGTCCGTCAACCCGAACGAGGTAAACCGGAGTGTCGGGGAATAACTCATCCAGTTTTGTTTTATCAGGGAAATTTTTGTCTTCCCAATCATTCTGATCCCAGCTACGGCCCAAAATCCATTCGCCACCAAATTTTTCGTGGTGTTGTTGTAAGAGCTCGTAAATCTCTTCCTGACTTTTTGTTCCGCGTAAATCGGCATATTGCAACAGGTTTATCGCATAACCATTAAAATGACAGTGCGCATCGTTAAATCCCGGGTAAATAAACTTCCCTTGAGCATCAATAATATTATCCGAATCGTACTTATCACTGATTTCCTGCGAAGTACCAACAGCAACGATTTTCCCGCTTTTAACGGCAAACGACTCAGCAACCGAAAATTCATCATCAACTGTATAAATCGAAGCACCTGAAACAATCAGGTCAACTTTTTCTTTTTGTGTACACGACGTCATTACAAATAATAGGATTAATACCTTAAAAAAACTCATAGTTCATTTTTTGGTTTACGACAAATGTAGCCTTTTATGGCATATTCTAAAACAGCAAAACCGAAGGGCTTTTCCAAGGATATATTCTTATATTTGCGCGACTTACGAAACTTAAAAGCTAAAATGTTTACAGTCGGCATATTTACAACGCATATCCCCTATTTGGTGTTTATCGCCTGTTATGCGTGGTTTTTTCTTTTTGGTGTTGAGCAGGCTCATGAAGGGAAAATACAAATTGCCGAGAAATCGATTCAAATCGAATATCATGTAAATCAAACAAAAGCTTCATCAGTTTATGTCTATCATTTTTTACAGCCCGAAAAATATGATTCAACAGGCTTAAAAACCTATAACAACTTAATAATCAAACAAAAATGGAGAACCTACTTCACTCCATTTGTTAGTCAGGATTGTTTTTTAGAAGGTTCTTTTTGTCGTCCTCCTCCCGCAGTAGCCTAAATACAAGCTATTATTTATACCATTAACCATTGCTTATTGCAAGCAAATCATATTTATTCTGTTAAAGAAAAACCATGAGAAATATTTATGCCTTACTCTTTATGGCATTACTGATTAACAACACAGTAAGTGCCCAACAAGATGAAAAAAGCGACTCCATAAAACATTATCAGTTAGAAGATATTGAAATAAAATCGCCAAAATACAACCGGAACATTTTTAATATTCCGGCAGCGGCAACAATGGTTCCCGAGCGGCTTATTGAAAACAACAAGGTGGAAGACCTGACAGCTGTTTCGGCTATTGTTCCCAACTTTTTTATGCCCGATTACGGATCGAAACTTACTTCGCCGGTATACATTCGCGGGGTTGGCAACCGCATAAATACGCCTTCGGTAGGTTTGTATGTCGATGGTATTCCCTACTTCGAAAAATCAGCTTTTAACTTTGATTTTTTTGATATTCAGCAAATTGAAGTTTTACGTGGCCCCCAGGGAACTTTGTACGGAAGAAATGCAATGGGTGGACTGATTAACATCATTTCGCGTCAACCGAATGATGAGCGCCTGACCGAAATTACAACCGACTATGGTAATTACAACCAGCTGAATGCACAAATTTCTCACAATCAACCTATAAGCAAATCATTTGCCGTACTTGGAAACCTTGGGCTTCGACATAACGATGGCTTTTTTACCAACCAGTATGACAACAAAAAAGCTGACGAGCTCGACTCTTATTCCGGGCGTTTAAAACTACTGTTTACTCCAGGCAGCCGCTTTAAAGCAACCGCAAATTTGCAGTACGAAGACAGCCACCAAAGTGGTTATCCCTACGCTATTTATAACGACGAAACCAACGAAATCAGCGATGTAAATTACAACCGTGAAAGTGGTTACGACCGTAAGCTTTTATCATCAGGATTAAACCTGGCTTATGCTGCCGACAACTATCAAATCCGCGCTGTAAGCAGCTTCCAATCGGTAAACGACGAACAGGGAATTGACCAGGACTTTACCACCACCGATTTATACTTTGTAACGCAGGACCAGGATATTGATATGTTCTCGCAGGAGATAAATATCCAGTCGTATGAAAACGAAACTTACGAATGGCTTTTTGGCGCGTTTGCTTTTCACCAGGGGCTTGATAAAGAAGTACACCTGGAAATGGGTGAAGATCAATTGGCCAACATGCCTTTTACCGAATATTCGTACACCAAATATTACGACAACAGCAATTCAGGCCTTGCCTTTTTCCACCAGTCAACGCTCAAATTCGGAGAGTTATCGCTAACCGCCGGAATTCGTGCCGATTACGAAAAAGCAACGCTCGACTATGTTTATGATCGTTCGTTAAACGGAAATCTCAAGAATGAGGAAGCTTTTGAAAGCGACATGGATTTCTTTGAAATTCTTCCCAAACTGGCTGTAAAATATAGCATTTCCGAATATTTAGTTCCTTATGCAACCATTGCCAAAGGGTATAACTCTGGTGGTTTTAACTCAACCTTTGAACGCGACGAAGACCGTTCGTTCGATCCTGAGCGCTCGTGGAACTACGAAGCCGGAATAAAAACAAAGTGGCTGAAACAGCGTATTTACGCTAACCTCGCCCTGTTTTATATCGATTGGGATAACCAGCAAATTTACCAAACCGTGCCCAGCGGAACCGGATCGATGCTAACCAACGCCGGAAAATCGGAAAGTAAAGGTGTTGAGTTTGAAATTAAAGCATTGCCGGCACAAAACTTCGAAACCTGGCTTGCCTTTGGTTACAACGATGCAAAATTTGTGGAATACGAAAAAAACGAAAACGAAATTTACAACGGAAACTACCTGCCTTACGTTCCCCGCTTTTCGTTTAACATGGGCGGAAACTATACAATTGCAGTTAATTCAGGCTGGCTTGAACAAATTCGCCTACACCTGACTTATAATGGCTTTGGAAAACATTATTGGAAAGAAACGAATATTGCTTACCAGGATTATTACGGATTATTGAATTCACGGATCAGTTTCGATACAAAAAATATTCAGTTATCTTTCTGGGGAAAAAATATCCTTGATGCAGATTACAATTCGTTCTATTTTCAGGCCATTGGAAACTCGTACGCTCAATCGGGAAAACCGGCCACCATGGGTGTAAACGTGAAGGTAAACTTCTAAAATGAAGAATAGCGAAATAAAAAAATATTATACGCTGCTGAGCCTCTACCTGGCGCAGTCGATCCCGATGAGTTTTTTCTCTACGGTGATCCCCGTGATCATGCGAATGGAGAACTACTCGCTTGAATCCATCGGTTATATTCAGCTGATAAAATTGCCGTGGATTCTGAAAATGCTGTGGGCGCCGATGGTTGATAAAACCAGTAAAAACAAACGGCACTATCGTCGCTGGATCATCATGTCGGAGGCTTTTTATGCGCTCATTATCATGTCGGTTGGCTATTTAAACCTGCAAACCGATTTTACCACCATTATTATTCTGATGGTAATTGCTTTTACCGCTTCGGCAACGCAGGATATTGCCACCGATGCTTTTGCTATTCTTATTCTGAACAAAAACGAACGCAGCCTGGGAAACAGCATGCAATCGGCCGGTAGTTTTATCGGAACCATGATGGGCAGCGGTGTTTTACTCATTATCTACCATTATTTTGGTTGGCTATGGTTGTTGCGTTCGCTCGGGCTGTTTGTGTTGTTTGCGCTCATTCCGGTGTCGTTATACAATGCACGCAACGGAAAAGAACTCGATCGCTCAACAAAAAATGTCTCGCCACTGGAGTTTATCTACTTTTTCAGGCAGAAAAACATTGGCGGTCACCTGTTGTTGTTGTTCCTGTTTTATTCAGGAATAATAGGCATATTGACAATGATAAAACCCTACTTTGTCGACCTGGGTTATGACATTAAAGAAATTGGAATTATCTCCGGAATCTTCGGAACGGCCTGTGGTGTTTTAATGACGGTGCCTGCAGGATTTATGCTACGCAAAAAAGGAATTACCAAGGCGGTGTGGATCTTTCCGGTTATAAATGTGCTGGTGGCCACTTTCTTTTTCGGATTAACCTATACTAATCATGCCTTGTGGTTGGTTTATTTGGGTGTTGCGCTGCTTTGGGGAGCTTACGCCATGTCGTCGGTATTTGTTTATACCATGAGCATGCAAGTAGTTCGAAAAGGGCGCGAAGGAACCGATTTTACCATTCAGATAGTAATAACACACCTAAGCAGCCTTGTTATTGCCATAATGAGCGGAAAAGTGGCTGATGTACTTACCTACCGCGGGCTGTTTGCCATAGAAATCGGGCTGGGAATACTTTTGCTTGCCCTGTTGCCATTTGTCTTCAGAAAAAGTTTTTACCTGAAGTATGAACAAGAAACTGATAAAGAGTCTTTAAATTAGTATCATGAAACGAACATATATATCATTCAAATCCCAGAGTATGATTAAAATATATGTGAGTTACATACTATACCATTAAAAATAAACAACTTTAATAGTATGAAAGTATCACAAAAGTTAATAGAAAAATATAATACCCCGGTACCGAGATATACAAGTTATCCGCCGGCAAATTTCTTTTCTCCCGAGTTTACACCGGAAGAATACGTAAAAGTGTTGGAACAATCCAATTCAGAGAATCCACAGAATATTTCCATTTATATTCATATTCCGTTCTGCCCGAAGATCTGTTATTTCTGCGGCTGTAACACACACCTCACGCGCGACAAAAACAAAATGGAAGTTTATGTTGATGCGCTGAAAAAAGAGATCCGCATGGTGAAAAAGCTGTTGAGCGACGACCGAAAGGTATCGCAGGTACACTGGGGAGGCGGAACTCCAAACTCATTATCAATCGAGTTGGTGGAAGATATTATGAATGTGATTCATGAACTTTTCGAGTTTATTCCAAAACCGGAAATTGCCATGGAATGTCACCCGGCGATGCTGGATAAAGATTATATCGATCGCCTGGTTGCACTAAAATTTAACCGTTTTAGTTTGGGTATTCAGGATTTTAATAAAGAGGTGCTGGATAATGTAAACCGCGATCCGTCGATACTTCCCGAGGAAGATTTGGTTGCCATGATTCGCAGTCACGAAGGCACGAGCGTAAATTTCGATTTTATCTACGGTCTTCCTTTTCAGGATGAAGCATCGTTTGCTAAAACGATCGAGCGCGCTATTAGTCTGTCGCCCGATCGTTTGGTAACGTTCTCGTATGCACACGTGCCCTGGGTGAAAAAAGCACAAAAAATACTGGATGCACGTGGTTTGCCAACGGCAACTAAAAAGCTTGCCATGTTTGAGGTGGGTTATCGTTTGTTGACTGAAAACGGTTATGATGCGATTGGTCTCGACCATTTTGCCCGCCCCGATGACGAGTTGAGTATTGCGTTTAAAAATAAAACGCTGCACCGTAATTTCCAGGGTTACTGTACCCGCGAAACCACCGGCCAGGTTTATGCTTTTGGAGCCACCGGAATCAGCCAGCTGGAGAATGCTTACGCGCAAAATGCCAAGGACACCAATACTTACGTTGACCAGATTAACAGTGGAAAATTTACCATTGAAAAGGGTTATCAGCTGAGTCCGACTGAAAAGATCATTCGTCACGTCATCAACGAAGTGATGTGCAACTATTATATTTCGTGGGAAGAAGCGGCACAAATGCTACAAACTTCTCCCGATGTAATTAAACAAAGCATTGTTTACGATGAATCGTTCCTTGCCGGTTTTGTTGAAGAAGGACTTTTGTCGCTTTCGAAAGACGAATTGCATGTAAGCGAACAAGGACGGTTTTTTGTGCGAAACATAGCTGCCAGCCTTGATCCGAACATGCGGAATGCAACCTTAAAATTTTCAAAAGCACTATAAAAACCATGCAAAAAAACCAACTAAACATTGCCGTAATTGGGGCAGGACTAACCGGACTTACTACAGCTTATTACCTTAAAAAATTTGGTTTTGAGGTAACGGTTTTTGAAAAAAATGACCAGGCTGGTGGTGTGATTAAAACCCACCGGAAAAATGGTTTTGTTTTCGAATCAGGGCCAAATACCGGCTCAATGAGCCAGGAAGAAGCTGCGGAGCTTTTTGAAGATCTGGCAGATGATTGTAAACTCGAATATGCCAATAAAAGCGCCGAAGCACGCTGGATCTGGATGGGCGATAAGTGGCACGAAATGGAAATGGGCGGCGTAAAAGCCATCACCACTCCCCTTTTTACGTGGTACGACAAATTCCGCATTTTAGGAGAACCCTTTCGTAAACCCGGTACCGATCCGAATGAAACAATTGCAGATATGGTGCGCCGCCGTATGGGAAAAAGCTTTTTACGAAATGCTGTTGATCCTTTTCTTTCGGGCGTTTATGCCGGCGATCCGGAAAAGCTGGTAACCCGTTTTGCTTTGCCTAAACTTTATTGGCTGGAGCAAAACTACGGCAGTTTTATTGGCGGAAGCATTAAGCAAAAAAAAGCACGAAAAAAGGAACCACCACGAAAAGCAAATCGCCAGATATTCTCAGTTGAAAACGGACTGGATAACCTGATAAAAGCACTGGTAAAAAATATTGGCGACGAAAATATTAAGTTGGGCTGTAAAAATATGGAAGTAAATACATCCGGAAATCAAGATTTTTCGGTTGATGGAAAATCATTTACTCATGTTGTTTCAACTGCCGGATCGCATGCGCTGGAAAGTCTTTTCCCCTTCTTTCCGAAAGAAAAAATGCAGGCGATTGATAAAATGAGCTACGCCAAAGTTACGCAGGTGGTGCTTGGTTTTAACAACTGGAAAGGAATCCCGATTAAATCGTTTGGAGGACTGGTTCCTTCGGAAGAAAAACGTGATGTGCTGGGTATTCTGTTGCCGGGTTCATTTCTGAAAAACCGCGCACCGGAAAATGGTGCTTTACTATCGGTGTTTATGGGCGGTATTAAAAGACCGGAAATGTTCGGTTATTCTGATGATAAAATAAAAGAAATTGCGGAACGCGAAGTACGCGACATGATGGGCCTCGACAGTTTTGAACCTGATCTTTCGGAAATTTTCAGATACCCAAATGCCATTCCGCAATACAGTTTCGAAAGTGAAGAAAAACTACAGGCTATCACCGATTTAGAAACCGAGTTTAAAGGCCTCACCCTGGCCGGAAATATGCGCGACGGTATTGGAATGGCCGACCGGATAAAACAAGGAAGAACAATTGCTAACCAATTTGCTACGGATTATTTATGAAGACAAAAACAGCTGTTTTGTTAATGAACGTTGGTAGTCCCGACAAACCAACCGTTCCTGCAGTTCGGAAATACCTCACCGAGTTTTTAAACGACGAGCGTGTTATCGATCTTCCGTATCTGCTTCGTAAATTTTTGGTAAACGCGATTATCATTCCGTTCAGAGTAAAAAATTCAACCAATTTATACCGGCAGTTGTGGACTAAAAAAGGTTCGCCGCTGATTTATATTTCGGAGGAGTTGAAGCAAAAATTGCAGGAAGAACTGGGTGATAATTACGAAGTTTTTATGGGAATGCGTTACGGAAATCCGGGTTACAAAGCAGCATTGGCGGAAATTAAAAAGAAGGGCTTCGGGAAGTTGATTTTGTTGCCGCTTTTTCCGCATCATGCCATGTCAACCACCGAAACATCCTTGGTTGCTGCCCAAAAAGAAATTAAAAAGCTGGGAATAAATGCAGAGGTTAGTGAGGTTGGGCAATTTTACCACGATCCTAAATTTATTGATGCTTTTGCCGAGCGCATTCAACAATATAACCTAAAGGATTACGACCATATTATTTTTTCGTATCATGGTTTACCTAACCGGCATTTGGAAAAGTGCCATCCGGGAATTAAAGTGGAAAATTGCAGCTGCCAAAATGCAATGCCTGAACATGGTGCTTTGTGTTACCGCGCCACAGTTTATGAGACTTCGCGCTTGTTGGCTGCCCAATTAAACCTGCAGTCCGAGCAATATTCAGTAGGATTTCAGTCGCGTTTGTCGAAAAACTGGCTCACACCATTTACTGATGAACTTTTGGCAGAAAAGCTGGCAGAAGGCAAAAAGAAAATACTGATAGCCGCACCTTCGTTTGTTACCGACTGCCTGGAAACAACACTGGAACTTGGCGTTGAATACGGCGAAGAATTCCTGGATAAAGGCGGAGAAAAATTACAACTGGTTGATAGTTTAAACACCGAAAAAAGCTGGGTAGAAACACTTGCATACCTGGTTCGCAAAAGCATTTTATAAAATCAGATACAATGCATAATCACGAGTGGCACTTACTATACACCTGCCTGGCAACCTTTGTGGTTTGCCTGCCGTTTGGTTACCTGCGCGGTGGTTTCCGAAAACTATCGTTTTGGTGGTTTGTAGCCATTCATGCACCGGTTCCGTTGATTATTTTAATCCGTAAATTTTTCGACATACAACTAAGCTGGAGCCTTGCTCCTTTTCTCTTCGGAAGCTTTTTCCTTGGACAGTTTGTTGGCCGAAAAATATACGCGTTAAAACCCTGGCGAAAGAAAGAAGTAGACTAACCGGCTACTTTACAAAAACCGTTTTTACATTCATAAATTCCTTGATTCCGTGCACCGAAAGCTCGCGGCCAAATCCGCTGGTTTTTATGCCACCAAATGGTAAACGCGGGTCCGATTTCACAAAATCGTTTACAAAACAGGCACCGGCTTCCAGTTCCATTTCGGCAATATGTTCGCCTTTTTTAAGATTTTGGGTAAACACAGCAGCTCCTAAACCAAAATCGGTGTCGTTGGCTACGCGTATGGCTTCTTGTTCATCTTTAACTTTTATTACCGACGCAACCGGACCAAACAGTTCTTCTTCGTATGCCGGCATTCCAGGTTTTACATTTTCAAGAATGGTTGGCGGATAAAAAGCGCCTTTACGATGCGGAATTTCGCCTCCCAGAATCACTTCAGCGCCTTTATTCACCGAATCAACAACCTGTTGGTGTAACTCGTCACGCAGATCTTCGCGCGCCATTGGCCCCATTGTACTTTCCTCGTCGAACGGATCGCCAAAGTGTGCCGCATTCATTTCGTGGGTAAAAAGCTCAAGAAAATGCGCGTAAACCTCCTCCTCAACGATAAAACGTTTGGCACCGATACAACTTTGTCCGGCATTTAAAAGACGGCCTGCAGCACATTTTTTTGCGGCCAGCTCCAGATCGGCATCTTTTAAAATCAGGTACGGATCGCTGCCCCCCAATTCCAGCACGCATTTTTTTAATTCGGCACCGGCAAGCGCGGCAACACTTTTTCCGGCCGGTGTACTTCCCGTAAGGCTAACTGCTTTTACGGCCTTGTGTTTAATCACATTTTCAACCATCGGGCTGCCAATTAACAACGAGCGAAACACATTTTCAGGAAAACCTGCCTCGCGGAAAATCTCTTCGATGGCGACGGCACATCCCGGTACATTGCTGGCATGTTTCAGTACGGCGGTGTTGCCCGCCATTAGTGTTGGAGCGGCAAAACGAAATACCTGCCAAAACGGAAAATTCCAGGGCATAACAGCTAAAATGGTTCCCAAAGGCTGGTACGAAACATACGATTTGCTTGCCTGTGTGGCTATGGTTTCGTTTTCGAGGAATGATTCGGCGTTTGCAGCATAATACTCGCAAACCCAGGCACACTTTTCAATTTCGGCTATTCCTTCGCTTTTTACTTTACCCATTTCCTGTGCCATCAACAAAGCCAGTTCCTGTTTTTTGCTGCGTAAAATACTGGCTGCATTTTGCATCAACTGCCCCCGGTGATGAAAGGATGTACTTCGCCAGTGATGCCAGATTTTATCTACTGAATTTATGATCTTTTCAACACCTTCTTCAGAGTGTTTTTGATAGGTTTTTACTATTTCGTTTGTTATCGGATTTATAGATTTTAACATAGTGAATTCTTTAATGACCTTTAAAATTATAAAAAAAGCAACCTTGTAAAAAGATTGCTTTCAATATATTTTCAGGAACCAGAATTTATTCCACTATCCTAATCTCCGTTTTCATTTCCATTGCCTGACGATACACGGCACTAACACCACAATATTTTTCTTCTGAAAGTTTAACCGCTTTTTCCAGTTTTGCCATCGGAA
It contains:
- the hemH gene encoding ferrochelatase, with protein sequence MKTKTAVLLMNVGSPDKPTVPAVRKYLTEFLNDERVIDLPYLLRKFLVNAIIIPFRVKNSTNLYRQLWTKKGSPLIYISEELKQKLQEELGDNYEVFMGMRYGNPGYKAALAEIKKKGFGKLILLPLFPHHAMSTTETSLVAAQKEIKKLGINAEVSEVGQFYHDPKFIDAFAERIQQYNLKDYDHIIFSYHGLPNRHLEKCHPGIKVENCSCQNAMPEHGALCYRATVYETSRLLAAQLNLQSEQYSVGFQSRLSKNWLTPFTDELLAEKLAEGKKKILIAAPSFVTDCLETTLELGVEYGEEFLDKGGEKLQLVDSLNTEKSWVETLAYLVRKSIL
- the hemG gene encoding protoporphyrinogen oxidase — translated: MQKNQLNIAVIGAGLTGLTTAYYLKKFGFEVTVFEKNDQAGGVIKTHRKNGFVFESGPNTGSMSQEEAAELFEDLADDCKLEYANKSAEARWIWMGDKWHEMEMGGVKAITTPLFTWYDKFRILGEPFRKPGTDPNETIADMVRRRMGKSFLRNAVDPFLSGVYAGDPEKLVTRFALPKLYWLEQNYGSFIGGSIKQKKARKKEPPRKANRQIFSVENGLDNLIKALVKNIGDENIKLGCKNMEVNTSGNQDFSVDGKSFTHVVSTAGSHALESLFPFFPKEKMQAIDKMSYAKVTQVVLGFNNWKGIPIKSFGGLVPSEEKRDVLGILLPGSFLKNRAPENGALLSVFMGGIKRPEMFGYSDDKIKEIAEREVRDMMGLDSFEPDLSEIFRYPNAIPQYSFESEEKLQAITDLETEFKGLTLAGNMRDGIGMADRIKQGRTIANQFATDYL
- the hemN gene encoding oxygen-independent coproporphyrinogen III oxidase encodes the protein MKVSQKLIEKYNTPVPRYTSYPPANFFSPEFTPEEYVKVLEQSNSENPQNISIYIHIPFCPKICYFCGCNTHLTRDKNKMEVYVDALKKEIRMVKKLLSDDRKVSQVHWGGGTPNSLSIELVEDIMNVIHELFEFIPKPEIAMECHPAMLDKDYIDRLVALKFNRFSLGIQDFNKEVLDNVNRDPSILPEEDLVAMIRSHEGTSVNFDFIYGLPFQDEASFAKTIERAISLSPDRLVTFSYAHVPWVKKAQKILDARGLPTATKKLAMFEVGYRLLTENGYDAIGLDHFARPDDELSIAFKNKTLHRNFQGYCTRETTGQVYAFGATGISQLENAYAQNAKDTNTYVDQINSGKFTIEKGYQLSPTEKIIRHVINEVMCNYYISWEEAAQMLQTSPDVIKQSIVYDESFLAGFVEEGLLSLSKDELHVSEQGRFFVRNIAASLDPNMRNATLKFSKAL
- a CDS encoding TonB-dependent receptor, coding for MRNIYALLFMALLINNTVSAQQDEKSDSIKHYQLEDIEIKSPKYNRNIFNIPAAATMVPERLIENNKVEDLTAVSAIVPNFFMPDYGSKLTSPVYIRGVGNRINTPSVGLYVDGIPYFEKSAFNFDFFDIQQIEVLRGPQGTLYGRNAMGGLINIISRQPNDERLTEITTDYGNYNQLNAQISHNQPISKSFAVLGNLGLRHNDGFFTNQYDNKKADELDSYSGRLKLLFTPGSRFKATANLQYEDSHQSGYPYAIYNDETNEISDVNYNRESGYDRKLLSSGLNLAYAADNYQIRAVSSFQSVNDEQGIDQDFTTTDLYFVTQDQDIDMFSQEINIQSYENETYEWLFGAFAFHQGLDKEVHLEMGEDQLANMPFTEYSYTKYYDNSNSGLAFFHQSTLKFGELSLTAGIRADYEKATLDYVYDRSLNGNLKNEEAFESDMDFFEILPKLAVKYSISEYLVPYATIAKGYNSGGFNSTFERDEDRSFDPERSWNYEAGIKTKWLKQRIYANLALFYIDWDNQQIYQTVPSGTGSMLTNAGKSESKGVEFEIKALPAQNFETWLAFGYNDAKFVEYEKNENEIYNGNYLPYVPRFSFNMGGNYTIAVNSGWLEQIRLHLTYNGFGKHYWKETNIAYQDYYGLLNSRISFDTKNIQLSFWGKNILDADYNSFYFQAIGNSYAQSGKPATMGVNVKVNF
- a CDS encoding MFS transporter, translated to MKNSEIKKYYTLLSLYLAQSIPMSFFSTVIPVIMRMENYSLESIGYIQLIKLPWILKMLWAPMVDKTSKNKRHYRRWIIMSEAFYALIIMSVGYLNLQTDFTTIIILMVIAFTASATQDIATDAFAILILNKNERSLGNSMQSAGSFIGTMMGSGVLLIIYHYFGWLWLLRSLGLFVLFALIPVSLYNARNGKELDRSTKNVSPLEFIYFFRQKNIGGHLLLLFLFYSGIIGILTMIKPYFVDLGYDIKEIGIISGIFGTACGVLMTVPAGFMLRKKGITKAVWIFPVINVLVATFFFGLTYTNHALWLVYLGVALLWGAYAMSSVFVYTMSMQVVRKGREGTDFTIQIVITHLSSLVIAIMSGKVADVLTYRGLFAIEIGLGILLLALLPFVFRKSFYLKYEQETDKESLN
- a CDS encoding NAD-dependent succinate-semialdehyde dehydrogenase, with protein sequence MLKSINPITNEIVKTYQKHSEEGVEKIINSVDKIWHHWRSTSFHHRGQLMQNAASILRSKKQELALLMAQEMGKVKSEGIAEIEKCAWVCEYYAANAESFLENETIATQASKSYVSYQPLGTILAVMPWNFPFWQVFRFAAPTLMAGNTAVLKHASNVPGCAVAIEEIFREAGFPENVFRSLLIGSPMVENVIKHKAVKAVSLTGSTPAGKSVAALAGAELKKCVLELGGSDPYLILKDADLELAAKKCAAGRLLNAGQSCIGAKRFIVEEEVYAHFLELFTHEMNAAHFGDPFDEESTMGPMAREDLRDELHQQVVDSVNKGAEVILGGEIPHRKGAFYPPTILENVKPGMPAYEEELFGPVASVIKVKDEQEAIRVANDTDFGLGAAVFTQNLKKGEHIAEMELEAGACFVNDFVKSDPRLPFGGIKTSGFGRELSVHGIKEFMNVKTVFVK